In Mytilus edulis chromosome 4, xbMytEdul2.2, whole genome shotgun sequence, the following proteins share a genomic window:
- the LOC139520007 gene encoding uncharacterized protein isoform X1, giving the protein MSTYIPDLTKYRYTAARKHASEKGQPVYFSPYTCKGLSEHQIKCFIDFVMSPSVMTDSPFLETKLKLSYGELYQVPQIILNSVCSRVVEQYQTFCRESGIGDVASDRSYMRILQPTEPNIRKSMKGLDNYTADGAKGIDDLKKIVNVLGKQLKGKEWEDGIFPQLSNCKQYLKLDYKETKAN; this is encoded by the exons ATGAGTACTTATATTCCAGATTTAACAAAATATAGATATACAGCAGCCAGAAAACATGCTTCAGAAAAAGGACAGCCTGTATATTTTTCACCTTATACCTGCAAAGGGTTGTCTGAACatcaaattaaatgttttattgattttgttatgtCTCCAAGCGTAATGACTGATTCACCATTTctggaaacaaaattaaaactatCATATGGAGAACTTTATCAAGTACCTCAAATAATTTTGAATAGTGTTTGCTCTCGTGTTGTAGAACAGTATCAGACTTTTTGTAGGGAATCAGGAATTGGTGATGTGGCAAGTGACAGATCATATATGAGAATATTACAGCCCACTGAACCTAATATCAGAAAAAGTATGAAAGGTCTAGATAACTATACAGCTGATGGAGCCAAAGGTATTGATGACCTGAAGAAAATTGTAAATGTATTGGGCAAACAGTTGAAGGGCAAAGAATGGGAAGATGGTATATTCCCACAATTATCCAACTGTAAACAGTATTTGAAGCTTGATTATAAG gagaCAAAAGCAAATTAA